The following proteins are co-located in the Streptomyces sp. DT2A-34 genome:
- a CDS encoding helix-turn-helix domain-containing protein, whose amino-acid sequence MNPLPGDLFARRLRQERERLGISQAELARRMAALLGTNVDSTAITRIEQQTRAVRLDEAVTAAEALGVPLITLISDNYARENEAEIQNQLAELALAEQEWERLRQKIHRITQTIQQLSAEREAFRSHALDVNPETAGDYELDLETQAALDARMRDVRNKSAGEVAGSGA is encoded by the coding sequence ATGAACCCACTGCCCGGGGACCTTTTCGCCCGCCGACTTCGTCAAGAACGCGAACGCCTCGGCATCAGCCAGGCAGAGCTAGCACGCCGTATGGCCGCACTGCTCGGCACGAACGTCGACTCCACCGCCATCACGCGCATCGAGCAGCAGACCCGCGCGGTCAGGCTCGACGAGGCGGTCACCGCTGCCGAGGCTCTCGGGGTCCCTCTGATCACACTGATCAGCGACAACTACGCCCGCGAGAACGAGGCTGAGATCCAGAACCAGCTCGCTGAGCTCGCCCTTGCCGAGCAGGAATGGGAGAGGCTGCGCCAGAAGATCCACCGGATCACCCAGACCATCCAGCAGCTCTCCGCCGAGCGGGAGGCCTTCCGTTCTCACGCGCTGGACGTCAACCCTGAAACCGCCGGCGACTACGAGCTCGATCTTGAGACGCAGGCCGCTCTCGACGCCCGGATGCGTGATGTCCGCAACAAGTCGGCCGGAGAGGTCGCAGGCTCAGGCGCATAA
- a CDS encoding phage tail tip lysozyme, translated as MPDAADTAETAGKAAGAANAGSKIKQGMNGVAGNMAGVAAQKAIEGDGSSATRRNAGRYAGAAVSGAVAGAQAGGLPGAAVGAAKNVGVEGAQDAVKGVSKVTGGSPDAKPADQRELGAGGTGYERGASKDDEGLGSKAAKGVAVGGGAAAAPPAMGVVMAMALLNWLKSMFFAAMAMAVNAGKLLWTLIVNIAKAVGHAIAAPFMAIGSFIAKGAGAVLGVTVTATMTPVAAAMSGAVAMTATVALLGTVLTGVLNSTALTEGSINANGTACVFNAGSVGNGSGATVPADVEKNAKEIYSVLSSWGMPKENIAGILGNWSQESGIDPTSVQNFPTGTYAMTAGKASAAQNTDNGIGLGQWTFGRNTLLRQYAKSKGVDWFTIKAQLAFMVDGDNPGDVTVFKDMLKTSQGSPRAAALHFHENWERSADGAAGLTARGDNAEMWFGKMSGWSVDNSIVDGVKNIVGGIIENIVNGINTILGNCSTKGGTSVSLKDGGMTQEEAQALVDLFNKEGDKFLDDRYGDQGGPGSCGSNHAENCVSFSTYFVNKYTTFQTYPAGDGKETAYTIARETSKQLSSTPTAYSVGSGPGSDPAGHTLVVLGVQGDKVILGEAGYCAFMGRVRVDSAARMAAEGWKFVDMSDSMLPSGKIKTV; from the coding sequence ATGCCGGACGCTGCAGACACCGCAGAGACCGCGGGCAAGGCGGCCGGTGCCGCGAATGCCGGGTCGAAGATCAAGCAGGGCATGAACGGCGTCGCCGGGAACATGGCCGGAGTCGCGGCCCAGAAGGCGATCGAGGGAGACGGCAGCAGCGCGACCCGCCGTAACGCCGGGCGTTACGCAGGAGCTGCCGTCTCCGGTGCCGTGGCCGGCGCACAGGCTGGCGGGCTTCCGGGAGCCGCCGTTGGCGCAGCGAAGAACGTCGGCGTCGAGGGGGCCCAGGACGCGGTCAAGGGCGTGTCCAAGGTCACCGGCGGCAGCCCGGACGCCAAGCCGGCCGACCAGCGCGAGCTGGGTGCCGGCGGCACTGGCTACGAGCGCGGTGCGTCGAAAGACGACGAGGGCCTGGGCTCGAAGGCGGCCAAGGGCGTCGCCGTCGGCGGTGGCGCGGCTGCTGCTCCGCCGGCCATGGGCGTGGTCATGGCCATGGCCTTGCTGAACTGGTTGAAGTCCATGTTCTTCGCCGCCATGGCGATGGCCGTCAACGCAGGGAAGCTGCTGTGGACGCTCATCGTCAACATCGCCAAGGCGGTTGGTCATGCGATCGCTGCGCCGTTCATGGCGATCGGCAGCTTTATAGCCAAGGGGGCCGGCGCGGTCCTGGGCGTCACCGTCACGGCGACGATGACCCCTGTAGCGGCAGCCATGTCGGGTGCGGTCGCGATGACCGCCACCGTGGCCCTGCTGGGCACGGTCTTGACCGGCGTCCTCAACTCGACGGCGCTGACCGAGGGCAGCATCAACGCGAACGGGACGGCGTGCGTCTTCAACGCGGGTAGCGTCGGCAACGGTTCCGGGGCCACCGTCCCGGCGGACGTGGAGAAGAACGCCAAGGAGATCTACTCGGTACTCAGCAGCTGGGGGATGCCGAAGGAGAACATCGCGGGCATCCTCGGCAACTGGTCGCAGGAGTCCGGGATCGACCCGACGAGCGTGCAGAACTTCCCCACGGGGACGTATGCCATGACCGCCGGGAAGGCCAGCGCCGCACAGAACACGGACAACGGCATCGGTCTCGGGCAGTGGACGTTCGGCCGCAACACGCTGCTGCGCCAGTACGCGAAGAGCAAGGGCGTCGACTGGTTCACGATCAAGGCCCAGCTGGCCTTCATGGTCGATGGTGACAACCCGGGCGATGTCACGGTCTTCAAGGACATGCTCAAGACGTCGCAGGGCTCGCCGCGTGCGGCGGCGCTGCACTTCCACGAGAACTGGGAGCGCTCCGCTGACGGCGCGGCCGGGCTCACCGCACGAGGCGACAACGCCGAGATGTGGTTCGGCAAGATGAGCGGCTGGTCGGTCGACAACTCGATCGTGGACGGCGTCAAGAACATCGTCGGCGGGATCATCGAGAACATCGTCAACGGCATCAATACGATCCTGGGCAACTGCAGTACCAAGGGCGGTACTTCTGTCTCATTGAAGGACGGCGGGATGACCCAGGAAGAGGCTCAGGCCCTCGTCGACCTCTTCAACAAGGAGGGTGACAAGTTCCTCGACGACCGCTACGGCGACCAAGGTGGTCCTGGCTCGTGCGGGAGCAACCATGCTGAGAACTGCGTGTCGTTCTCGACCTACTTCGTGAACAAGTACACGACGTTCCAGACCTACCCGGCCGGTGACGGCAAGGAGACGGCGTACACGATCGCGAGGGAGACCAGCAAGCAGTTGTCCTCGACTCCGACGGCGTATTCGGTGGGTTCCGGCCCGGGCTCCGATCCCGCCGGCCACACCCTCGTGGTGCTCGGCGTCCAGGGCGACAAGGTCATCCTCGGCGAGGCCGGCTACTGCGCCTTCATGGGGCGGGTCCGTGTCGACAGCGCGGCGCGGATGGCGGCCGAGGGCTGGAAGTTCGTGGACATGTCGGATTCGATGCTCCCCTCCGGCAAGATCAAGACGGTCTGA